A genomic region of Papaver somniferum cultivar HN1 chromosome 7, ASM357369v1, whole genome shotgun sequence contains the following coding sequences:
- the LOC113294073 gene encoding uncharacterized protein LOC113294073, translating to MDLLVSLRFRMDKSWMSTDRTKKRYREGVAAFLRYAVNHLKEEGETYDEFLMLFPCTDCLNLCACSVGDVEDHLFINGIDQTYTIWNKHGEKDEAITSSRPVNVNNDEDFGMGTPTDAPDTIDMMQAAEEFADDPIKFKKLLENDEKTLYEGCPNFTKLSTIVQLFKLKSKHGVSDMLPKEGNLMAKSTYQAKKILKAMGSGWKVDRDGKVYENVPAKVLWYFDIIPRFQRLFQSKHTTEDLIWHDTTRNKDGVLRHPADSHAWREIDNNLPKIKGDPRNLRLAISADGVDVNTGTKHHSVWPVLVAIYNLPPGLCMKRKFIMLSLLIDGAPGNNIDVFLEPLVKDFQFLFEKGKRTWDAYAQEMFTLRAVVLWTINDYPALGTLCGCRYDGYHGCVKGAFGGNQEWETAPEPMTGEEIYEDVKCIKNSWEKKGTNTQGEDVQATPGKGGKMKRIRKTKIESIRKISKEVDRSGEEEEGRETIYWSKYNIWQRLLRYWRYNNVQHCIDFMHVEKNVGQSLVGTLLHNGNTKDGLNARKDLVRLGLKSELHPKTDDKGTILPATCYTLTTEEKDIFLETLSELRVPEGYCSDFSTLVNLKERKLIGLKSHDYHMLMQQFLPVAVRSIMPTPVRYAIIREVKLCGPVCFRWMYPFERCMKVIKGHVRNKNQPCGCIAEENFAEETIEIYCEYHKSIRKIGIPLDRHNTSQEGELLSAEEPCIVTPEQLRQAHFYVMQNTPEIEPYIDRHKLYLETNYSTKKRAWLEKEHSNTFGAWLKNEVEKELADDRESISENLRWISHGPHYKVTKYTVYRINGYLFRTRSRDGRIHQNSGVSVAANDMHISRDDDVTYGKASYYGVLQEIWELDYCERKVHLFKCNWVDNKRGVKRDALGYKIVDLTMLGYKNDPFILASQAKQVFYVKDQLDKKKSIVFVTPPKNYRDDDGNDEEFSTVIFSGNDNILPSVDPQDLGKESQNDYFRTDCRGLLIRKPK from the exons ATGGATCTACTGGTCTCTTTGCGTTTCAGAATGGATAAATCCTGGATGAGTACTGATAGAACGAAGAAACGTTATAGAGAAGGAGTTGCGGCGTTTCTGCGGTATGCTGTCAACCATCTCAAGGAGGAGGGTGAGACATATGATGAATTTCTTATGTTGTTTCCGTGTACAGATTGTTTAAATCTCTGTGCATGCTCCGTTGGGGACGTAGAAGATCATTTATTCATAAATGGAATCGATCAAACGTATACTATTTGGAATAAGCATGGGGAAAAGGATGAGGCAATAACTAGTAGTAGGCCAGTTAACGTCAACAATG ACGAAGATTTTGGAATGGGAACTCCCACTGATGCTCCAGACACTATAGATATGATGCAGGCTGCAGAAGAGTTCGCAGATGACCCTATAAAGTTTAAAAAGTTACTTGAAAATGATGAAAAGACCTTATACGAAGGATGTCCCAACTTCACAAAGTTGTCTACAATTGTGCAGTTGTTTAAGTTGAAGAGTAAGCACGGTGTATCGGACATGCTTCCCAAAGAAGGTAATTTAATGGCGAAGAGTACATATCAGgcaaagaaaatattgaaagcAATGGGTTCAGG ATGGAAAGTTGACAGGGATGGTAAAGTTTACGAGAATGTTCCAGCAAAGGTATTGTGGTACTTCGACATCATCCCAAGATTTCAGCGGTTGTTTCAATCGAAGCACACAACAGAAGATTTGATATGGCACGATACCACTAGAAACAAAGACGGTGTTTTACGTCATCCGGCAGACTCACATGCTTGGAGAGAGATAGATAACAATTTACCAAAAATTAAAGGTGATCCAAGAAATCTGCGGTTAGCTATTTCGGCTGATGGAGTTGATGTAAACACAGGCACCAAACATCACAGTGTATGGCCAGTTTTGGTTGCCATTTACAACCTTCCACCGGGgctgtgtatgaagagaaagttcatcaTGTTGTCGTTACTTATAGATGGTGCGCCAGGAAACAACATCGATGTCTTTTTAGAACCTCTTGTTAAAGATTTTCAGTTCTTATTTGAGAAGGGAAAGAGAACATGGGATGCATATGCCCAAGaaatgtttactctacgtgcagTTGTTTTGTGGACGATAAACGATTATCCTGCTCTTGGTACACTATGTGGTTGTCGATACGATGGATATCATGGTTGTGTG AAGGGGGCATTTGGCGGAAACCAAGAGTGGGAGACTGCTCCAGAACCAATGACCGGGGAAGAAATATATGAGGATGTAAAATGTATAAAGAATTCATGGGAAAAGAAGGGGACGAATACTCAAGGGGAAGACGTGCAGGCTACACCTGGaaaaggtggaaagatgaagcgcATCAGAAAAACGAAAATTGAGAGCAttagaaaaatatcaaaagaagTCGATAGGTCAGGTGAGGAAGAGGAAGGCAGGGAAACCATTTACTGGAGCAAGTACAACATATGGCAGCGACTACTTAGATATTGGCGCTATAATAATGTCCAACATTGTATTGATTTCATGCATGTCGAAAAGAATGTGGGACAAAGTCTTGTTGGAACGTTGCTGCACAAcgggaatacaaaagatggattaaACGCCAGAAAGGATTTGGTGCGTTTGGGGTTAAAATCGGAGTTACACCCTAAGACAGATGACAAAGGAACGATACTTCCCGCAACATGTTATACATTAACTACGGAAGAAAAAGACATATTCTTGGAGACACTATCCGAGTTAAGAGTTCCAGAAGGGTATTGTTCGGATTTTTCCACCCTTGTGAACCTAAAAGAGCGTAAGCTGATCGGACTCAAATCACATGATTACCATatgcttatgcaacaatttttgccCGTCGCTGTTCGATCAATTATGCCTACACCTGtcagatatgctattatcag ggaagtgaagTTATGCGGTCCGGTttgctttcgatggatgtatcctttCGAAAGGTGTATGAAGGTTATAAAGGGGCATGTGCGAAACAAGAATCAACCTTGTGGATGCATTGCCGAAGAGAATTTTGCCGAAGAGACGATTGAGATATATTGTGAGTACCATAAAAGCATCAGGAAAATTGGTATTCCACTAGATAGGCATAATACATCTCAGGAGGGAGAACTGTTATCAGCTGAAGAGCCGTGTATAGTTACCCCTGAACAGTTGAGACAAGCACATTTCTATGTAATGCAGAACACGCCTGAAATTGAGCCTTACATAGA CCGACACAAGCTATATTTGGAAACTAACTATTCTACTAAAAAGCGAGCATGGCTGGAGAAAGAGCACTCTAACACTTTTGGCGCTTGGTTAAAAAATGAG GTTGAAAAAGAGTTGGCAGACGACAGAGAAAGTATCTCAGAGAACTTAAGATGGATATCACACGGCCCGCACTACAAGGTAACGAAATACACTGTATATCGCATCAATGGATATCTATTCCGCACAAGATCCCGTGATGGTAGAATTCACCAGAATAGTGGGGTTAGCGTTGCAGCAAATGACATGCACATATCTAGAGATGATGACGTTACATATGGTAAAGCCTCTTATTATGGTGTCTTGCAAGAGATATGGGAGTTAGATTACTGTGAAAGAAAAGTTCATCTGTTCAAGTGCAATTGGGTTGATAATAAACGTGGGGTCAAAAGAGATGCTCTTGGCTACAAGATTGTTGACCTTACTATGTTGGGATACAAAAATGATCCTTTTATTTTAGCCTcacaagctaagcaggtattttatgtcaaAGACCAGTTAGATAAGAAAAAGTCTATTGTTTTTGTGACACCTCCCAAAAATTATAGAGATGACGATGGCAACGATGAGGAATTCAGTACAGTAATCTTTTCTGGGAATGATAATATCTTGCCGTCTGTAGATCCACAAGACTTGGGTAAAGAATCCCAAAATGATTACTTCCGAACTGACTGCCGAGGTTTACTTATACGCAAGCCAAAATGA